The region GGTCCTCCTCCGAAATGCCGATACCGGTATCCCACACTTCGATCAGCAGCCGATTGCCGCGCAGGCGGCAACCAACCAGCACACGGCCACGCTCCGTATACTGAACGGCGTTCACCACCAGGTTCTGGATGCAGCGCATCAGGTACCGCTGATCGCTGGTGACCCAGCGCGTGGAAGGGACTATCCGCAGATCTATCCCCTTTTCTGTCGCCAAGGGCGCCAGATCCTCGGCCAGGCCCTGCAGCAGCCTTCCAAGGCTGAACGAAGTGATGTTGAACTCGGCCCCAGAACTGTCGAGGCGCGAAATATCGAGAAGCGCCTGCAGAAGCGATTCGATCGAGGTGAAGGAGCGGTTGAGCCGGCTGACGACTTCCGTCGCCCCCGGCTGCTCTACCGTATCCGTCAACATCGAGAGATAGAGTTTCGCGGCATTGATCGGCTGAAGAAGGTCATGGCTGGCGGCCGCCAGAAAGCGGGTCTTGGATGTGTGAGCTGCTTCGGCCGCTTCCTTGGCCAGCCGAAGCGCGCCTTCGATCTTGGTTTGCTCATTGGCATGGATCTGCAGCAGGCGATTGGCCTCAGTCAGTTCCGCGGTCCGCTCCTGTACACGTCGCTCCAGAAGCGCCGCCGCCTGGGTCTCCGTCGTCACGTCCATGATCGACACGATGAATCCGTCGTCAGGCAAGGAACGGATGCGGATGTCGAGGCTCATCCCGTCGCGCCGCCGGAACCGTTCCTGCGCCGTCTCGCCGCGGCGCATCGCCTTGAACCAGCCCGCAAATTCGGACCGACCGCCTTTGCGGTCGAGAATCTCGTGACGCTCGACATGTTCAACGATGCGCTGGAAGCGACTTCCCTTCTTCAGAAGCGACAGCGGCACGCCGAGAAGCTCGCCGAAGCGTTCGTTGCGAACAAGCAATTCGCCGCGCGAAGAAAACGTGCAGATGCCGAGCGACATGTGATCGAAAGCGGCCTGGAGGAAATGAGCCTGCTGGTCGATCAGGCGGTTCTTCTCGCGCCGGTTCTCCCGCACGATGTCGGTGATTTCGGTCTGCAGGACGGTGATGTTGTCGGAACTGGTCTGCCTGTAGGAGATCTGGAACCAGCGGTCGTTCCTGAGCGCCATCACGAAGGACGAAAAGCGCTGACCGAGCCTCTGCGCCTTCACCATCGGCTGGGCGCGGCCAGTCACCCCTTTTTCGTCCGGGTTCAGATATTTGCTGGCGTTGACGGCCGCGAGATAGTCATCGAAACCGAGGCCGGGTTTGATTAGCGGCTCGACATCCGGAAGCAAGTGCCGGAACTGGGCATTGCACACCTGCAACCGGTCTTCAGAGAAGAGGGCGAAGCCGCCTTCCATGGCCACCATGGCATCGGCAAGGTTTCTCTGGATGCGCTCCTGCGCCTGATACGCGATCTCAAGCTCGCTCGACGCCCTGCCGAGCGTGTCGAGGGCTTTTTCCAGATCCTTGGTCTTTTCCCAGACCTCGGCCTGCAGGGCGATGGCCGATTCGAAGAGCGAATAGGCAGAGCCGCCGACTTCATGACCGCGCTCGGCCCGGTTGATCAGGGCCTCGATAATCTTGGCCTGCTTGGCAATCTGGATCTCGTACGGTTCATCCGGATCGATCACAGCGGTGCGCCTCCCTTTGGCCGGAAAAAGGCGACGCCGACAAAGGTCTGGTTCACATGCACACCGAGATGCTGTTCGCCATAGGTGCTGAAGCCGACGACCCGGCGCTGCCGGAACTGCTCGGACGCTTCGCCGTCCAGGCCCTTGCGCTCGATCTCAAGCTTGCGCAGATAGCAGTCGAAACCAAGGATGAAATCGGGCGCTTCACCGTCCTTGTCGCTGACCGCAAGCCCCGTATCGAGCGTGCGGATGATTTCCTTGCCGCGACCGAGCGTCAACAGCAGGCCGTCGTCGATCGCCGAAAGGAAGGTGAGGCCATGTTCGCCGTGAATCTGCTGGATCGCCCGCACATGATAGAGATTGCGATTGCGCACCAGCACCGGGTTCTCGGCGAAAATCATCGGCGACAACTCGGCAACCGGCACCTTGACAAGCCGGGCATATTCCTTTGCCGCCGGTGAGCCGTTAATCTCCAGAACCAGCCGCTCCTCCGGAACGGCCCGGGTAACCACCATGCGTTTTTCCGTGGGCTGGAAATGGTCGAAGCCGAGACCGCTAAAGGCCAGATCGGTCTCCAGCAGAAGAAGAAGCGCGGCGTTGCTGTGGAACTCTCCATTGCGCAGCACCTGCGTACGCTCGAACCGCAGCCCGTCGCCGGCCGACCCGCCAAACACGGGAATGTCCTTCAGTCCGGCCTCCAGGGCAGCCACCAGGATATCCTCCTGTTTGGACAGCCCGTCGGCAAAGATCAGGGCAAGGCGCTTTCGGCCCGGCGTTGCGCGAAACTGCGCGGCGAGTCGCTCCGTCTGCGACACGACATCGGCAATCGAAAACGGCGAGATCGGTTCGAACAGGGTCGAGGCCACCCGAAAGTGACGCCGCTCGAAGGCGATCGCCAGCAATGCGTCGTCTTCATACCCCCGCGACGTGATCTGGCCGGCCGTCGTGCAACCGAAGACAACCATATCCGGTAACGCCCCTCGCAGGGACTTGGCAACGTCATCGGGCTGCAGTCTGTTCGGCACGAACAGAAGGACGAAGCTTGGCCTTGCCGTGGCGAGCTGCCGTCTGATCTCGGCAAGGGCAACGGCTGCATCATCGGCATGCGATACGGCGAGCCGCACCGCCTCTGCCGGATTGCGGTCAAGATCGTCGACAGCCGTCATGCGCCGTCATCCTCCACTTCCAGGCCCGGGGCCTTGTGCCGGCATGCCTCATTGCAGGCTGTGGCGGATGGAGACTTCGCGCACCAGCATCGCCGCCTGTGTGCGATTATGGACGCCCAGACGCCGGAGAAGCGCCGTGATATGGGCTTTGACGGTGGCCTCGGCCAGTTGCATCTCGTAGGCGATCAGCTTGTTCGGCATCCCTTCGCAGATCAGCCCCAGAATGCGGGTCTGCTGCTGCGACAAATGGGCGATTTTGCGCGAGATCGTTTCCACCGACCGGTCCGTGGCCGGGGCGCGGGCAGGCATCGTGTAGCCGGGCGGCACATAGGTCTTGCCGTTCCAGATATCCTGCATCGCCTCCTGGAAATGCTGGCGGCCGATATCCTTGGGGATGAAACCCGCGGCACCGGCGGCAATGACCGACTGGATGACACCTTTGGACGTGATCGCCGAGATCACGATCACCGGGACATCGGGCGTCTTTTCCTTGATCTTCAGAAAACCGCTCAGACCCGACGCATCGGGCAGATTCAAATCAAGTATGATCAGATCGGGGGAAAACCGCAGTCGCAGTTGCTGCAGCGCCTCACCCAGCGAAGTCGCTGTCCGAATTCGACGCGTATTGAAGGTGCTTTCCATCGTCGCCGCTAGAGCATCGCAATAGAGCGGATGATCATCGATCACCAGCGCCGATTTTATCGAAAGCGAGTGGTCGGACAAAGCGGTCCGCGACATGGCGCTCCTCCCAAAAATATTTTCTAGTTAAGGGAGCAGCCTCAAACGACTCCAAACATCACCGGATAATATCTCTGCTCCCAATGCGGCCATGCTCTCCTCAGCACGACAGCAAGGAGTTTGTCGCATAGTTTTCCAGGCCGTGCAAATCCCGAGTGCAGGGCTCCCGCAATTGCGGGACCATCCGCCATCCGGCGGCAACGTGCAGGAGGCGACGTCATGTTGCTCGGACAAGTTCGGCGGTGGGCGGTGACAGCAAGTTCAGGCAGGCGTTTCGGTCACGGCTTTCCATTGCGCATTGCGCGTAGGCGATGAAGGTGGATGGCAAATACGGAGTGTTTCGGATGCACCAACAGCCCACTCGGCAGCGTCAAGAAAGCTTGCCCACATCTGTAGGGATGCCCCTACAGCCGAGTTGTCACGCCAGCGCGGCGAAGATCAAAACTGCATAGGTTAGTTGGTGCATCAATTGATCGGCGCCATGCATTGCCCAGAAGGCACGTGTAGTTGCATCGGCGCGGCTGTGGTGTGACAGGGCGGCCTTCACATGATCGATCAGGTAGTGGACAACGAACTCGGCTAGTACGAGAATGGCGCCGCGTTCCAAACCGACACCGGCCATTGTCAGCGCCGGAATGGTTCCAAGGGCATGAACGCCAGCGTGAACATAACCGCCGATCATCCGGAAGTCGCCTTTGCCGCGCAGAATCCAGGCCGGCTGCAGCACGTAATCAGCGACAAAATGCTTGACCTGCATGCAAGCGAGCATCGCCACCGTCGTCATCGCCATTTCCATTGCTTCCTCCCTTGGATGCAAGGTCAAAACGGTCAATCGTATGGATCGCAACCGGCTTCGCCTTCCCGCGAACGGTGGCAAGGCCGAGCGACCTGATCAGCGGTATTGCGCCGAACCCTCGCGCGGTGGCTTCGCCGAGCACGATTTCGACGCCATGCTCCTTGGCGACCCCCACCAGACGGCTGGCCAGATTGACCGTGTCGCCGATGGCGGTGTAGCTCAGCCGCTCCGCGGATCCGATGTTGCCGATCAGCGCCGTCCCGCTGTTGATGCCGATACGCACGCGAACTTCATCGTGCTCGGGCGAGACCGGCTGTTGCTCATGCATCTTCTCCCGGATCGCGATCGCGGCGCGACAGGCTCGCGCCGCGTGATCGGCCTGCCTCCCTGGCGCGTTCCAGATCGCCATGACGGCGTCGCCGATGAACTTGTCGACGGTGCCGCCCTCGGCATGAACCGCGCCGACGGCAATCGTCAGGAAACGCGTCAGCTGCGGCTCGACACCTGGCCCGAGCCTTTCCGTCAACTCCGTGAAGCCAGGTAAATCGGCGAACATCACCGTTATTTCGCACAACTCGCCGCCCGGCTTCGGCTCGATGCTGCCTTCGACCAGGGGGCGCACGACGTCGAGCGGCATATAGCGCGCGAAAGCCGAAAGCCCTACCGACATGCGATTCAGCGCCTGGGAGAAATCGTTGAGCTCGGCGAGAAATGTGGGTTGATGCCGGACACTCTCCAACGAGAAACGCTCGACGGCGCGCAACTGCGCCGCAAGGCGGCCGAGCGGACGGGCAAAGAGGAGATTGGCGAAGGCGACCGCCGTTACTGCCGCCAGCCCAGCGATGGCGAGCACGACGATGGCAATACGCCGAATATTCTTGTCTATGCTGCCCGCGAAGGTCGATCGCGGAGTTGCAGTGACCAGCCGCCAGTTTTCGAATGGCAGTCGCGAGGACGACACGAAGACGGGCCCCAATGCCGCATTTTGCATCACGACGCGAAACGCTGTGCCCCTGTTGATTGCCACAGCCTCAGCCGCGGCCGCCGCAACCGCATCGGAGGCGGGGAAATCGGAGAAATGTGCTGCCATCACGCCGTCGGAGGGCTCCGAGGTTGCCAGCACGCGGCCGTTCTCATCAAGGACGAAGGCTTTGCTCCGAGCCGGAACATTGAGTGCTTGGAGCGCTTGCGATAGACGTCTCAGGCTGACTGCCACCATCACCACGCCTGTGAACTTGCCGAAGGTCTCGACGCGCTTCGACAATACAATGGAAGGCTCGAAGCCGTTCGGCAGAACATTGGTGACTGTCCAGACCGGATCCCCGCTCTCCTTACCGTGGCGATACCAAGGCGCGCCGAGTGCCACATAGGCGCTCTCGGCCTTGACGCGCTGCTCAAAGAAGATGTCCCCGGGGATCGGTCGATAGAGGTCACGTCGAAGCGGTCGGGGTTCTCCCGGTGCGGCAGCCCCGATTTCAACCATTTCGATCGAGCCGTCGGAGGTCGCATGCGAGCCGAAGAAGCGCCCATCCGGGAAACCGAATCCGATCCAGGCTATCGCCGGCTGCTCCCGCAGCAGCGAAAGGAAAAGGAATTCGCGCTTGACCTCATCATCGGCCATGATCGCACCCTGGAAGAAAATGGAACGGACGATCTCGGCGGTACTCGACACGAGAGCCAGGGTCGAGGAGAGGTCATTCCTGACGGATCCGGCCGTCTGCGCATCGAGGCTCGCGACGATTTCTTCGACGTTTTCGCTGGCGGCGCGCTGCCATATGAGGTGGATGAGCGCCGCGGTGGACAGAACAGCGAGCAACAGCAGCACGACGACGACCTGTCCCAGCTTCGGGCGATACATGGCGCTACTCGTTTTGCCCGGTGATCAGCCGGACGGCGCGATCGTTTCGGACATAGGCTAAGGCCCAGTCGAGAAAGACGACGAGGCGGTTGCGGAAGCCCACGAGGAACCAGAGGTGGGCGAAATTCCAGACGAGCCACGCCGCATAGCCTGAGAGCCAGGCCTTTCCGAAATCCGCGACCGCGGCCTTCCGCCCGATGGTCGCGAGATTGCCGTAGTCGCGATATCGAAAAGGCGCCGTTGACCGGCCGGCTATCTGGTCCAGGATCGCGCGGGTCGCATAGCGACCCATCTGCTTGGCCGCCGGCGCCACGCCGGGAACGGGGCGCCCGGTTGCATCGATCACGGCAGCGGTGTCGCCGATCACGAAGATCTCATCATGCCCGGGCGGATTGAGGTGCTCGTTGACCTTCACCCGTCCGGTGCGGTCGGCCGGCGCACCGAGCCACTTCGCCGCCCGCGAGGCCATGACGCCGGCAGCCCAGAGAACGCAGGCCGAACCGATTTCCGTTCCATCGCCAAGCTGTACGCCGCGCTGGTCGCAGCCTGCGACGGCGGAGCCCAGCACGACCTCAACGCCAAGCGCTTCGAGTTGATCGCGAGCCTTGCCAGAAAGCGCCGGCGGCATGGTCGGCAAGATCCGTTCACCCGCCTCGATCAGTATGACGCGGGTGGACGAGGCATCGATGTGCCGGAAGTCGCGAACGATCGTCTTTCGGGCAAGCTCGACGATCGCTCCAGCAAGCTCGACGCCGGTCGGCCCCCCACCGACGACGACGAAGGTCAGCAGTCGCTCGCGCAACTGCGGATCTTCGGTCACCTCCGCCCGTTCAAAGGCCGAGAGGATGCGCGCCCGGATCGCCGTCGCATCGGCGATGGTCTTAAGGCCCGGCGCATGATCGGCCCATGCATCGTTTCCAAAATAAGTGTGGCGCGCGCCGGTCGCGACGATCAGGTAATCATAGGCTATGCGACGACCGGTGGTGACGACGCATCTTGCTGCCACGTCGATCGACTCGACCCTGTTCATCAAGACCGTGGCATTCGATTGCCGCGAAAGGATGCGCCGGATCGGCATGGCAATCTGCGCCGGAGAGAGCCCGGCCGTTGCGACCTGATACAGCAGTGGCTGGAACAGGTGATAGTTTCGCCGGTCGATCACCGTGACGTCGACCGGTGCACGCCGAAGCGATATCGCCGCGCTCAAGCCGCCGAAGCCTGCGCCGAGGATGACCACGCGCGGCCGAGGCTCGGGCTGGTGCGCGCCGGTCGTGCCGGCACGCACCGATGCGCTTTCGTGTAGCGTCACGACCATCGCTCAGCCTCCGGCGCGGATGCGTTGCGCGATAAGGTGATCTACGGAAACGAAGCCGGCGCCACGCGAGAGCATGAGCAGAAGAAGGCTCGCCCACATCAGATGCTCGGCCCAGTGGCCGGGATAGACGAAGACCTGGATGGTGGCGACGACGCCGAGAAGCATCAGCGAGGCCAGCCGCGACAGCAACCCGATGGACAGCATCACGGCACCGCTGAGCTCCGCCGCCGTCGCCATGGTTGCCGCGAGAGCGGGATCGATCAGCGGCAACCGGTACTCGAAGGCGAACAACTGCAGCGTCACCGGCCACGAGCCGAGCTTCGTCTGGGCGGATTGCCAGAAGACCTCGGCGACGGCGACGCGCGCGCCGAGTTGCACGATCGACAGCGGCAGCGCCGTCGCCCACTCCACGAGCCTGTCGTGAAGCCTGTAGATGGATCTCGAACCGCTTGCCGGCGTGATGTGCATCGTGGTCATGACATTTTCTCCTGGTTGGACCTGTCCTTCATGCGATGGATGCCGGTCACCAGCCCATTGACGAAAAGGCTGGTCAGCGCCCGGGCGAGATCGAAATCAGGCGATCGACGACAGGCGCGGGAAACGGCAGCTTCGAGGCTCCTGCCGCGCATCAGCTCGTATCGAAATGCGAATTCCGCAGCGTCGATGCGCATGAAGCGCACGGCGTCCCCGTGTCGCCAAAGCGCAATGCGTTCCGCTCCGCGCCGCAGGGCGAGGAGCTTGTCCGGATCTGCACCCTGCTGGTGTGCCGTCCAGACGCTGAGGGCGGGCCAACGGCAGAGCAAGAGCCTGAGCGACGGCTGCAAGGTCAGCTCCAGCGATCCGCTCGAAAGCCCCTCATATGCCTCGATGAGCGTAGATGACCGCTTCAGCGGCGCGTCGAGCGCTTCGGCGATGTGCCACTCCAGCCGCGCGGTCTCGGCGACGAAAGGCATTGTGGCGGTTTCCTCGAAGCGCGCGAGGAACGCGGCGAACCCAGCACCATAGCGGGCCAGCCGCGGCTCGCTCGGCGGGTGACTGCGGATGAAGCAGCTGGCGACGAAGCTGAAGTAGCGCTCGTCGAGCAACTGGACCGTAACCGGAAATACAGCCTTCAACGTCGCTGTCAGCGAGGCGCGCGTGTTGTTCCGGTAGATGTTAAGCCGCCGGGCCGGATCGAAGCGGCCGCGCGCCAGGAGCGGCAGGATATCGACCGGCTCGGCCGTGATGACCGCGCGTGCGACGACGCTCTGCAGGCTTTCAATGGAGGACATGACCGGCCCTCCTGCGATCCGCTGCAGCATCACGGGACGCCGCCCGAACCGCCGCGATCGCCGCCAGGGCCGGGAACCTGATGCCATTCTCGTCGTCGCGACGGGGCAGCGTCATGGCCTCGAACCGGCTGTCCAACTTCGCGGCTAGTGGCGCTTCGCCGCGGCTGTCGAAGGCGATGCGACTGGCGAGCATGTCCGCCCACATCGCCTCGCCCAGCAGCACCTCGAGCGGTGGCACATCCGTGTCCCATTCGATCAGGGTCGGCCGGGGGCCGATCTTGCGGATGGCATGGGCATACAGCGACCAGACGGCCGGCGGCACGTGCGATCCATGGTCGTCGATGAGGATCACATCTCCATCCGCCTCGTTGACCGCGTGACCGGCGAGGTGGATTTCGCCGATCGCCTCAGGTGGCAACGCATCGATGAAGGCGGGGGCATCGAAATCGAGGTTGTTCGCGGACACGTAGACATTGTTGACATCCAGCAGCAATCCGCAGCCCGTACGGCTAACGAGCTCGGATAGAAACTCGGCCTCGGTCATGGTCGAATCCGCGAAGGCGAGGTAGGCGGACAGGTTTTCGATGAACACCCGGCGCTTAAGAGTGTCCTGCAATCGTCGGACGTTGCGGGCGACGATGGCGAGCGCCTCTTCATCATAACGCAGCGGCAGGAGGTCGTTGAGGTAAGCGCCGTCGGCGACGCTCCAGGCAAGGTGCTCCGAGACGATCGCAGGCTGGAAACGCTCGCAAACGAGACGCAACCGTTCCAGGTGCGTCGCATCGAGACCGGAGGCGCCGCCAAGCGACAACCCGACGCCATGCACGGAAAGCGGGTAGATCTCGCGCAGCTTTTCGAGCGCGTCAACGGCCGCCGATTGGCCCATGTAGTTTTCGGCGTGCACCTCCAGCCAGCCCGCAGCGGGCCTGCGGGACAGCATTTCGGCGATGTGGATCGAACGGAGGCCGATGCCCGCAGCGCATGGCACCGGGTGGATTGGAAAGGTCTTGGGCATCGGTCAACTCCCTTTGAATGTCGTTGAAGGTCAGGTAGTTACGCTTTCGGTTCGTCGCTCCCGCCGGCAATTTTTCCACACGTGCCCGCGGGCACGTAGATCCAGGCGTCCGACTGGTCGTCCGCCGTCGAGGTGCCGGCGCAGGAATGGGTCGCGGTCTGGCAGTCGTTCTGCCCCGCCTTCGCGATGCCGTAACATTTCTCGAACGAGAACTCGGGCTGGGCGGCCGGTCCTGCGGACGCCGTGGAGGCCGAAACAGAGGCGATTGCCGCGAGCGCGGAACCGATGAGTGTACGAGTGCTGATCATTGAACATCTCCTGGATCTGATTTTGCACCAGGCCGGGTATCGGCCTGATGCAGTGAAGCTTGGCAGATGGCTCTGACGCTTTGAAATGCTGTTCGGGCATGGTTTCGATAGGCTCGAACTATCCGCCGGCCGCATAAGCCGACAAAAAAAATGCCCCCCAGTTGGGGGGCAGTGCTGCCAGCGGGAGGGACATGGCAGGAGGCTTGCGGGAGGAGAGATCGCACGCGCGACGACAGGCAAGGTGACCGGAGGCGTCGCTCGTTGCCGGGCTAAAGGTAGCGCTCCCTGATATCAACGCTGGAACGCTTGCCGATGTCGTCGTAGTTCGTCGTCAGCCACTCCTCCGCGCATTGTCGTCCGCGGTCGCGAAGGTCCACGAGTGCTCCCCATTCGGCATTGAGCTTGCTCGAAACGCTGAGATTCTTCATCGTCTCGTCATCCGAGATGCCGTGCACGAAGATGCGTTTGAGATCGAGCGAATGGCCGGCCTCCGATTCGATCAACTGCGTGACGAAGGCGATCGCCCGCATCTCCCGCAGCAGCGAAGAGTTGAAACTGATTTCGTTGATCCTGTTCAGGATTTCGGCCGCCGTGCGCGGCAGTTCCGTCCGCTCGAGCGGGTTGATGTGGACGACCAGCACGTCCGGCGTGTCACAGCCATATATCAGCGGGAAGATCGCAGGGTTTCCCATATAGCCGCCGTCCCAATAGGCTTCGCCGTCGATCTCGACCGCTTGAAAGAGGAACGGCAGGCAGGCCGATGCCATCACCGCATCGATCGAGATATCGTCGTTCGAGAACACCTTGACCTTGCCGGAACGCACATTGGTGGCGCAGATGTTCAGCTTGACCGGACAACGGCTCATGCGGATCGCGTCGAGGTCGATCGATTGTTCGAGCACCTGCCGTAGCGGATTGTAGTTCAGCGGATTGAACTGGTAGGGAGACAGGAGCCGCGTCACCATGTCGAAAATGACAAAGGCCGGCGAGTACTCCAATGATCGCGATCCGGTGATGCGATCAAGCAGGCTTGGCTGAAGTGGACTGAAGGCAGCCGAGTGGCTGATGCGGCGCCAGAAATTGGCGAGCGCTCTTTGCGCGCCGCTGCGCCCGCCGTCCGCAAGCCCATAGGCAAGGACGGCAGCGTTCATCGCGCCGGCACTGGTCGCGACGATGCCCTCGAAGGACAGATTCGGTTCGTCGAGCAATCGGTCGAGAACGCCCCAGGTGAATGCGCCGTGCGCACCCCCGCCCTGTAGCGCCAGGTTTATCATTCGCGGCGCGCGCGCCTCGGGGATCGCCGAGCCGTCCTTCTCCTGCCGCGCCGGCAGGTCCAATTTGGCGTGCTTGTTCATCGCTCTCTCCTCTTTCGCCGCTCCGATCAGTGAGCCGTCCACCCGCCGTCGACGGGGATGGCAGCGCCTGTGATGGAGGCGGCCGAGCTGCTGCACAGGAAGACACTCAACGCTCCCAGCTCCTCGACGGTGGCGAAACGCTTCGTCGGCTGGTCCTTCAGGAACACATCGCGGATGACGGCGTCGCGGGCGATGCCGTGGGATTTTGCCTGGCCGTCGATCTGCTGCTCGACGAGCGGCGTCCAGACATAGCCAGGGCAGATCGCATTCGCGGTCACCCCGAACTCGGCGCCCTCCAGGGCAATGACCTTCGTAAGGCCGACGAGACCATGCTTGGCCGCGACATAGGCCGACTTGTAGGGCGAAGCGACGAGCCCATGAGCGGAGGCGACATTGATGATTCGGCCGTAACCGCGGGCCCGCATCGGCGCATAGGTAGCCTGAACCAGATGAAAGGCGGCGGAAAGATTGATCGACAGGATCGCGTCCCATTTGGCTGCCGGGAACACCGCGATCGGAGCGACGTGCTGGATCCCGGCATTGTTGACGATGATGTCGATCTGGCCAAACCGTGCGCTTGCGCGCTCGACCATCATCCGGATCGCATCCGGGCTCGACATGTCAGCGCCGTCGAAGGCGACGTCGACGTCATTTTCCTCAGCCATGGCAGCGCGCTGCCGCTCGATCTCCGTCGGATCGCCAAAACCATTGAGCATGACGGCTGCGCCCGCCTTGGCGAGCGCCTCTGCGATGCCCAGGCCGATGCCGCTTGTCGAGCCGGTTACGATGGCGCTGCGGCCCTCGAGCGACCTCCGCCCGAACATCGAGTCGATCTCTGCACCGGGTCCTTTGAGCATTTCCAAGTCTCCTCACATTTGGCCGGTTGACGTTTTCGAGGAGAGAATGGCGCCGTATTCATTCCAACTGAAATGCCGGTGTGCTATGAAATCGATAGGTGAATTGCATTGGTGAAGCCGGGGCGCGCATAGGAAGTTGGCCGTCTCTATTACAGCGCCGTGCGCCTTTTCAGACGCACAAAGGGGCTGCAGCACTTTGAATGCTGCATGTTTTTATCCTTGAACCGGTTCCGATTTAAGGAAACATGCAGTTAAAACCTGCGGGGGCGGGTATGGACATTCACCACGTACGGTATTTTCTGGCGGTCTGCGAAACGAGAAACTTCACGCGTGCAGCTGAGAAGTGCAACGTGACGCAGCCGGCACTTAGTCGGGCTATTCAGCAGCTTGAAGACGAGGTCGGCGGCCTTCTGTTCCGGCGCGAACGGAATTTAACGCACCTGACAGATCTCGGAAATCTACTGCGACCGCGCTTTCAATCGATCCTCGACGAGCTGTCGGGCGTCAGGCAGGAGGCGTCGCGCTTCCTCTGCCTTGAAGACGCGCATGTGAAGGTCGGTATCATGTGCACGATCGGGCCACGCAGGTTCACCGGCCTCCTCACCGATTTCAACATGCGCTATCGGGGTATCCAGCTTCAGCTCGTCGAAGGCGTGCCGTCCAAGCTTTCCGAACT is a window of Sinorhizobium numidicum DNA encoding:
- a CDS encoding FIST signal transduction protein, which gives rise to MTAVDDLDRNPAEAVRLAVSHADDAAVALAEIRRQLATARPSFVLLFVPNRLQPDDVAKSLRGALPDMVVFGCTTAGQITSRGYEDDALLAIAFERRHFRVASTLFEPISPFSIADVVSQTERLAAQFRATPGRKRLALIFADGLSKQEDILVAALEAGLKDIPVFGGSAGDGLRFERTQVLRNGEFHSNAALLLLLETDLAFSGLGFDHFQPTEKRMVVTRAVPEERLVLEINGSPAAKEYARLVKVPVAELSPMIFAENPVLVRNRNLYHVRAIQQIHGEHGLTFLSAIDDGLLLTLGRGKEIIRTLDTGLAVSDKDGEAPDFILGFDCYLRKLEIERKGLDGEASEQFRQRRVVGFSTYGEQHLGVHVNQTFVGVAFFRPKGGAPL
- a CDS encoding adenylate/guanylate cyclase domain-containing protein — protein: MYRPKLGQVVVVLLLLAVLSTAALIHLIWQRAASENVEEIVASLDAQTAGSVRNDLSSTLALVSSTAEIVRSIFFQGAIMADDEVKREFLFLSLLREQPAIAWIGFGFPDGRFFGSHATSDGSIEMVEIGAAAPGEPRPLRRDLYRPIPGDIFFEQRVKAESAYVALGAPWYRHGKESGDPVWTVTNVLPNGFEPSIVLSKRVETFGKFTGVVMVAVSLRRLSQALQALNVPARSKAFVLDENGRVLATSEPSDGVMAAHFSDFPASDAVAAAAAEAVAINRGTAFRVVMQNAALGPVFVSSSRLPFENWRLVTATPRSTFAGSIDKNIRRIAIVVLAIAGLAAVTAVAFANLLFARPLGRLAAQLRAVERFSLESVRHQPTFLAELNDFSQALNRMSVGLSAFARYMPLDVVRPLVEGSIEPKPGGELCEITVMFADLPGFTELTERLGPGVEPQLTRFLTIAVGAVHAEGGTVDKFIGDAVMAIWNAPGRQADHAARACRAAIAIREKMHEQQPVSPEHDEVRVRIGINSGTALIGNIGSAERLSYTAIGDTVNLASRLVGVAKEHGVEIVLGEATARGFGAIPLIRSLGLATVRGKAKPVAIHTIDRFDLASKGGSNGNGDDDGGDARLHAGQAFCR
- a CDS encoding NAD(P)/FAD-dependent oxidoreductase; this translates as MVVTLHESASVRAGTTGAHQPEPRPRVVILGAGFGGLSAAISLRRAPVDVTVIDRRNYHLFQPLLYQVATAGLSPAQIAMPIRRILSRQSNATVLMNRVESIDVAARCVVTTGRRIAYDYLIVATGARHTYFGNDAWADHAPGLKTIADATAIRARILSAFERAEVTEDPQLRERLLTFVVVGGGPTGVELAGAIVELARKTIVRDFRHIDASSTRVILIEAGERILPTMPPALSGKARDQLEALGVEVVLGSAVAGCDQRGVQLGDGTEIGSACVLWAAGVMASRAAKWLGAPADRTGRVKVNEHLNPPGHDEIFVIGDTAAVIDATGRPVPGVAPAAKQMGRYATRAILDQIAGRSTAPFRYRDYGNLATIGRKAAVADFGKAWLSGYAAWLVWNFAHLWFLVGFRNRLVVFLDWALAYVRNDRAVRLITGQNE
- a CDS encoding DUF3307 domain-containing protein, with the protein product MEMAMTTVAMLACMQVKHFVADYVLQPAWILRGKGDFRMIGGYVHAGVHALGTIPALTMAGVGLERGAILVLAEFVVHYLIDHVKAALSHHSRADATTRAFWAMHGADQLMHQLTYAVLIFAALA
- a CDS encoding response regulator: MSRTALSDHSLSIKSALVIDDHPLYCDALAATMESTFNTRRIRTATSLGEALQQLRLRFSPDLIILDLNLPDASGLSGFLKIKEKTPDVPVIVISAITSKGVIQSVIAAGAAGFIPKDIGRQHFQEAMQDIWNGKTYVPPGYTMPARAPATDRSVETISRKIAHLSQQQTRILGLICEGMPNKLIAYEMQLAEATVKAHITALLRRLGVHNRTQAAMLVREVSIRHSLQ
- a CDS encoding DoxX family protein; amino-acid sequence: MTTMHITPASGSRSIYRLHDRLVEWATALPLSIVQLGARVAVAEVFWQSAQTKLGSWPVTLQLFAFEYRLPLIDPALAATMATAAELSGAVMLSIGLLSRLASLMLLGVVATIQVFVYPGHWAEHLMWASLLLLMLSRGAGFVSVDHLIAQRIRAGG
- a CDS encoding hybrid sensor histidine kinase/response regulator; translation: MIDPDEPYEIQIAKQAKIIEALINRAERGHEVGGSAYSLFESAIALQAEVWEKTKDLEKALDTLGRASSELEIAYQAQERIQRNLADAMVAMEGGFALFSEDRLQVCNAQFRHLLPDVEPLIKPGLGFDDYLAAVNASKYLNPDEKGVTGRAQPMVKAQRLGQRFSSFVMALRNDRWFQISYRQTSSDNITVLQTEITDIVRENRREKNRLIDQQAHFLQAAFDHMSLGICTFSSRGELLVRNERFGELLGVPLSLLKKGSRFQRIVEHVERHEILDRKGGRSEFAGWFKAMRRGETAQERFRRRDGMSLDIRIRSLPDDGFIVSIMDVTTETQAAALLERRVQERTAELTEANRLLQIHANEQTKIEGALRLAKEAAEAAHTSKTRFLAAASHDLLQPINAAKLYLSMLTDTVEQPGATEVVSRLNRSFTSIESLLQALLDISRLDSSGAEFNITSFSLGRLLQGLAEDLAPLATEKGIDLRIVPSTRWVTSDQRYLMRCIQNLVVNAVQYTERGRVLVGCRLRGNRLLIEVWDTGIGISEEDQTRIFNEFTRAGGAGKGTGMGLGLSIVERACRHLEHPIRLVSRPGCGSVFSIEVPLAVPGHASACEDPIMEPMLDGSLDLIVMVVENDADELHAMTQMLESWGASVLAAGSTADAAALMQEIGTAPDILLADYQLDDGDNGIETIRTLRALAGVEIPAVIISANRQRDFLRLSNEMSFAVLAKPVQLVRLRALIDWKTRARVA